A window of Phragmites australis chromosome 2, lpPhrAust1.1, whole genome shotgun sequence genomic DNA:
TATCGGAGTGTTTCCGCTGGTGTTTTGTACATGTTGGATGGTCCAACAACATAAAGTTGTGCGCGTCGAAGCATTTCAAAAGGAGTTCAAGTGTTGCACACGTCAGATGGTTCGTCGCATGAAGTTATGCACATTGAAAGATTTGTCATAGTATTTTCCAGAAGGTTTTCTTTTGACCCAATAGAGATGAAATTACAcacgtcggatagtccggtgataataTCGGAGAATCATCAGAGAAttaacggctagtgacagctagCATTGGTAGGCTGTAAGGGTGGaccacacactggatagtccggtgttcagagaAGCTACATGCCGGAACATCCGACGTTAAGGAAAAAATGAGTTTGCATGGAATTCCAACGGCTAATTGCTACTGTTGTACACGTCAGATAGTCTAGTGTTTGTATTGCTATTGATGCCCAATTATTCGGTATTCACAGTCTTTTGTTATCGTTGGATCAACGGCTAATTCGCATGTTTGAGGCTGTAAATATTTCCACTCAGCCATTTAAGTGCGTTGAAGTTCAGAAaatctcatatacacttgagaagatattcaagccaccaaagtgctaaaaataatcatccaaagcaattaagcataagattagagattgATTGGTGCTAATAAACTCAGAGAGAGTTGTatctaggtgttgctgcctagagagtggatcaaagagtaaTTCTACATTATGCCAAGTGGTACGCTGATACtttagagtcttagtgactcactgGCACCTTaaaccttggtggctcatgcttgttgaccatccgacttagtgtggagcaaCGACAATACTTTTGTATGGAGACAAGAAgacccttatcttggtggctcaagcttcaaagTAAAGATAACAATAAGTAATTGGAAGAGAGGTTTTTGGTGAGGCATTGCTTTGGTGGCTTAACCTACTTGAGGcttaggtggctcaagggtcgtaATCGGGCTATAGCCTAGGTATCTGCTCTAGCGTGGATTAAAGGTGATGTTTATATTAttgatatcacgggataaaaatctcttgtgtcgagtttgctccctctactttatttacgttttgtgatttacatacttgtaatctaCTTTTGTATGTTTACCATCCTAGAGTAGTCTATttggattggctataggttatAAAGCTTTTTAAATGATAGAGTAAACATACTATATAAACCTAAATCATATTTAGATAgcaattgatatagatttatattataaatttttttaagccGATTAGTTTAGATGTCATAATTTATCCTCTCTTGAGACATCATCAATCCCTTCACCACGGCACGAGAGGAGGCTAACAGTGATGTGAAGGCGGTAGCCCTGGCTCAAATCAATATACAGTGACGGATCTAGAACAAAAGATTACTAGATATTTCGATCTGACCTGTTAGAGGTCCTGATAACCTACTTTTTTAAGCTAGATGATGTCATATGACGTTCTACGTATAATAAGATAATTGCTTAGTTATCACTCTAAGAAAGTAACAATTGTTATTGAGGATGATATGCGAACCACACTGAGCCTATACATGTAGAACATGATGATAAATAAGcaattattattttctcatagTAGTAAAAAAGTGAATATCCCATATATAATATATCATTGCAAAACGAAAATTTAAACAGTGTCCGTTACACCCTGCGAAACACAACATGGATGCACCGCTGCCGATATCCGAGGCTCCCTTCCACAGGTAGCGCCGTGTCTTGCGAGAGGCGAATTATGTGCAGGCGCAGCAAGGAGTAATTGCGCTACGGAGGCTTGAGCGAAAGCATGCACGCATGGATCAGCCCAACAGTAGACAGCCTCTGTTTAACGACTACAGCATAAATTACCTAACGGGTCGCTCCTGGACCGACTCAAAcctttatttgtttgtttttcagaTCGGACTGGACTAGCTCAACTTGGTGAAATTGGTGACTGAGCTTACTTGAAAAATCAAGACCAGTGAAGACTTACCTTGCACTCGTATAATTCTTGGCATACAAGCTAGTAGCATACTAATCTAGAGTAGACGTCGTCAGCTTAATTTATTTTGTTCGTCGCTGCAAGTCAAAAAATAAAAGCAAGTGCCTGTTAATACAGTCAGTGTCATGGGGAGAAAAAACACTTGAGACCAAAACAAAATCTATGGTCGGGCCCGACGAAGTTTGCTCAATCTTACGGCCCATACTACATACAGCACATAATCTGAGGAAGTTGTGTGAACAGAGGGAATCCGCCATACCCTCTATTCGACTTTAATTGCGGCATTCCCTAACCTTTTGAACCGGGGCTAGCTGCGTTTGGGCTTTGCAGTGGCAAGATCATGTTCGTAAAAACGGGGCGATCCGTGGGAAATGGGAAAAGttgtattttaattttaaattttatggGATGCTAGAAGGCGTTAACCCTATGTTACAaatgttttagaatttttcgttATTATATTCATAGGTTGGGATTATTTGATACTATTTTAAACCGTAAGGTACATAAATGCATGAAAAAGGgggcaaaaatgtaaatatttTTCTAACATAGGGTATAATGTCTTCTGACATCccataaaatttgaaattaaaatacAACTTGTAcaaggagaaacaaaaaagataaatttcatcaAAGGGTAAATTGACCAGATTTGaaaaaattgaacaaaattgaGTGAAGTTTCTGTCTGGGAGTAAAAACAGACTTAATCCGTGGGAAATTTAATGGGCAAGTGCAAATCTGGCTTTTGTATTCATGAACCCattctttttccaaaaaaataaaataaaatcacgAACCCTTACATGCTGTCAAGAGAATGCATCAACTACAATTAGGGCAGATTTCCCAAGAACATAAAAACTAAAACGGCTCATCTAGCTTGAATTTCAAAAGAACAAATGTAATAGACTCTTCAAGCTCAACTCCAATTTCCGCACCtagcaaaaggaaaaacttcAATCTCTGCAAGAGTTTTCGATCCAGTATGTGAAACAGCACAATGTGATGCTTGGATGCAAAGTATTTTTGgagctttgaaaaaaaaaatactacggTTTTACAAAATACTTTAGTTTTAAAAAGTTCAGAGGTGTTTGAAGCTACAACATGCAAACATAGTATTGACAAAATTTTGTAGTTTGAAAACCATAGTGTTGATAAAACTATGATCTTTTTAGAGTTTTGGACGCTACATCCAAAACCTCTTTTTACTAAACTATGGTATTACATGTGGTTTCTAAAAGCATCTccaattaatttctaaaatttagcTCCCTATTCTTCTATCCAGATTACACTCCCTATTTATCAGCACACTCCAATCGACTCTCTAAATCTCACTCCTTAAATTCCACTtccctatattttattaatgtcctataaataattttttttgcagcGACTATATTTTCAACGGTTAAATTTTGtattgtttaaattttatttgaattcaaattgaattaaaagaagaatatcacatgaaattataaaatacatataagtgtagcattataaaggaacttatttttcatcatataacctagggctaaaaataatttaaaaaattaattcaTCAACTAAAAAGgttattagtgaattttcctagatCTTTGGCATTTTTATTTGAGcgctaacaattgttagaaattataagagtgatattttttttaaaaaaattagtttacaTTATGCATATGATTTTTTGgataaatccaattaaaataggttacataTGAACTATGAAACacgtataaaaaaaatataatatttttgaagCAATAAAAGAACACTGTTTTGAATTGAGAATGATGAGAAAAGAAATAATATCTGATTAGTACTGTTCACACGGGTCATAGGTCATAGGTCATTCTCTCGTATTTTTTTAATACCGTGCCTTTTGAAAACTACAGCCTCCAAACATGCAAGCAACACCATGTTGCCATCAGTGGCAAGTGCGTGTACACCATCCAACCTCCTGCCCCCATCATTCCAGAACCCGTCCATGTTCATCCCCGAAGGATCATTCCAAACTCCTGACGAATCCGGACGCACCCTCCAGCCTCATCGTCTTCGTCACCACTCTCACTGGCCTCTTTGTCAGACACCACGCCGCCGAACCAAAGCGAACGCTAATGGCGAGCTTCTTCCAGGACGCCCACGTCCCGCAGCAGCGCGTCGTCGAGGGCGTCGCCTTCCCTGCGGTGCTCGTCCCGAGCGGTACCCCGGCGTCCGGCGGCGTCGACGACTTCCTGGAGGCCGTGCGGTCGGAGAGGGCGTCTCGGCTGGAGCCGCTGCTGCGGGCCGCGGGGGCGCTGCTCCTGCGCGGGTTTCCCGCGCGGACCGCCGCCGACTTCGACCGCGCCGTGGAGGCCTTCGGGTACGAGGAGCTGCCGTACGTTGGCGGCGCGGCGCCGCGGACCAACGTAGTGGGCCGGGTGTTCACCGCAAACGAGTCGCCGCCCGACCAGAAGATCCCCTTCCACCACGAGATGGCGCAGGTGAACAGCAGAACAACTGAATTCAGTGCTCTTTTTAACCTGCAATAAAAAAAAAGCTGATTTCAGGAAGCGTCACAAAATGGAAAATCTATATCATAATCCTAGGACACTGAAATGGGGTTCGCTTTGGTGCTCCTCTTCAAGAAAAAGTTGCAATGAAGCAATAGCTATTAACAGTTAGGAGCAAACCTGTGCTAAGTGCCGATTTTATCAATGTTGGAGGGGCACATAATTTGAGCACTGAATATTCaagatagtattttttttcagacCATTTAGTACTGTAGTTGGAGTCTTCAAAGTTGGAACCATTTAATCATAGTTCACTCTGTCAACGTGGATTAATAAGCAATTCGGTATTTATTGCACGTGCTGAAACTTCTGGATAAGTTAACCGTAGCGAGGCCAAGCTTTAGAAACAATGTCAATGTGCAGTATTTAAAAAGCACTCTAGTTTGCTTTTACCTTTTATTGTTCTGTTTAGGGTCAAATGTTACCGagtgaaaattttgtttttgaacACATAAGCTCATTTTGGTATTTTTCCTGTAAAAAGCTTATTTTGAGATCTGTTTGGTGATCAGAACTTACTGTAAGTAATGCACTTTGATTTTAGGTTCCAACATTTCCATCCAAACTGTTCTTCTTCTGTGAAGTTGAACCGAAGAGTGGTGGAGAAACACCAATTGTGTTGAGCCATTATGTCTACAAGAGGATGAAGGAAAAATTCCCTGAATTTGTGGAGAAATTGGAGAAGGACGGATTAATATACACAAGGATCTTAGGAGAGGGTGACAACCCATCTTCTCCAATCGGTCGTGGATGGCAATCTACATTTCTCACTAAAGATAAATCCATGGCCAAGGAAAGGTAACATCATTGCATTATATCATAATTTTGTCTTGACTTCTGAACATTTAGATTTGCATTCAGAAATCTCATGTATCGTTGTATTTTATCAGATATCCGTGACAGACATGAAACATAGTACTATTTAAAGATTAGCTCTAGTAGAACTAAAGTACTTCAACGGCGCTATCAATTCTAGTCCATTCCAAAAGCTGTTCATCTTGGTCTCCGTGTCATCTTGTCATCAGTACAGCACACTGCagagatgcattcatgccatcctTTCAATCCAAGATTATGAAATTTTGGACTTCTTTCGTATTGCCAAATCAAATGAAATGAAATTTCAGTGGGACTTTAGGCTTTTGCTGAAGTaccttgctgcttcttgctgAATTCTTAACGCATATGTTCTTCACAGGGCTACCAAGCTTGGAATGAAGCTAGAATGGACTGACGATGGAGTTAAAACCATAATGGGTCCGATACCGGCAGTCAAGTGGGACGAAAGCCGGGGCAGGAAGATATGGTTCAACAGCATGGTTGCTGCCTACACCGGGTGGAAGGATGCTCGTAACGACCCTGTCAAGGCTGTCACGTTCGGCGATGGTTCGCCCTTGCCCGCCGATGTCATAGCC
This region includes:
- the LOC133898345 gene encoding clavaminate synthase-like protein At3g21360, with translation MASFFQDAHVPQQRVVEGVAFPAVLVPSGTPASGGVDDFLEAVRSERASRLEPLLRAAGALLLRGFPARTAADFDRAVEAFGYEELPYVGGAAPRTNVVGRVFTANESPPDQKIPFHHEMAQVPTFPSKLFFFCEVEPKSGGETPIVLSHYVYKRMKEKFPEFVEKLEKDGLIYTRILGEGDNPSSPIGRGWQSTFLTKDKSMAKERATKLGMKLEWTDDGVKTIMGPIPAVKWDESRGRKIWFNSMVAAYTGWKDARNDPVKAVTFGDGSPLPADVIAECGKILEEECVAIPWQQGDILLIDNWAVLHSRRSFEPPRRILASLCK